In Gimesia panareensis, the genomic window ATAGCCTGGTCGCAGCAGACAGGTTTTTCAGTTCATCCCGCGTCAAATCGGGAATCTCCGGTAGTGGTTGCCAGGCAATGACATCGTCAAGATAAACGAAAGCCTGCTCTACCTCGGAGTATCTAATGAAGCCGGAAGGCAGGTATCGAAGTGCTTGCTTCACAACAGTCCGCTTTGCATTGATTTTAAGTTCAAGCGCGCCACCATTGGGTCTTGCAGAGTAGGGAGCGACATATGTTGCAACGCTGAGGATTTCAATAAATCGCCCGTCCAACTGGTCGGTAAATACCAGTACGTCCTGAAAATGCCGGGGACATTCCATCGCAGCCATCACCCATTGAGATCGTTGTTCCTGTCGAGATTCTTTTCGTAACATGGTGCTGCCTTTCAAATGGTGGAAGCGATTTTTCACTTCCGGAGTTTTTAAAAATGACTTCCAGATTGGGGAAACGAAATACGCCCGCCGACCGAGCTGGTCGACGGGCGCAGTAGGGACACCAGTGCCTTAACTGGATGAAAAACACGACGCGTGTCGGCGCTGGTTTGTGCTGAATGAGTAAACCAGTTAATGCGCGTGACGATCAGGGTTAACGACCTGCGCGTCGTGTCGAATAAGAAAGCGGAGCGGCTGCTTACCCCATTGCAACAAACAAACAGCCGGAGGCGACACGCCTGCTCTCCGCATGAGAGAAAAACCCGAGCGGACTCCCGCAGAGATCCACTCGGGCCAGACAAACCGAACAGGGGCCAGCGTCCGGATTGTGCTGAATATGTTATTCCAGAATCGACCAGAACGATTCTGGTTGTTTTAGATTCTCGATCGCCTTGATAACTTCGGGACCGGGATTGTGATAATATTCCTCGTTGACCCCGCTGCCGCCATGACCGAGCACCCACTTGCCGGCGTTCGCTCCAGGATTGGCCGCGTTCAGGAGTGAATTGCAGGTCTTTCGCAGATCCTGAAACGTGAAGTGTTCCCGGATTCCGGACGCATTTAGGATTTTCTTCCACTCCTTGTAAAGCGAGCGGTTGCATTTGGTCATTTGCAAAACGGTCTCCTCTGGTCTCTGACCGTGATACAGTGCTTCGAAATGCAGACCAACAAGTTCCTGGAACGGAATGCCCTGTAGCTTGGATCGCTTCTGAGAAACGAATGAGATCCGCTGATATTGGAGATCCACATTCAACCAGCAGAGCCGACGAAAGACATCCTGCGATCTGGGACCACAGTTGTAAAAAATGACCAGAGCCGTTTGCCAGATCAGGGCAGGGGACTCGACCTTCTTCGGCCAGGTAGCCACCTTGCAGGCATAATAGACCGCGTTCATTTCGTCTTCGGTAATGAGCCGGGGAATTTTGCGGGGCGCACTTTTGGGAGGCGACATATAGGGAATTCGATCGATCAGATCTTCCCCAAGTGGGTTCCTGTCGGCCGGTGGACCGACGCGCCGCAGAATGCGACGGAGATGTCTCCAGTATTTTTTGATGGACTCGGGGGAATAGCCTTCCAGTTGAAAGCTCTTTTTGAATTTCCGCAGTAGATCGTTGGTAATCTCTGCGATGGGAGGATTGTTTGTCCTGGTCTCCCAATGGTTGATCGTAGTCATGTACACGGAGAGTGTACCCTTTTGTTCTTCCGGATCCATGTCCGGAAAAACGTACTCGAAAAAGCAATCTCTGACAGTGAGGCGAAACTTGGGCTCGTAACCCTGGTGGACTAACTGTGAGGGGAATTTGATAACTGAAGAAATCATATTTCCAAGTCTCCAAAATGAGTTGATCTCGCTCATGCGGGAAACTGGCGCCTGTAAACCATCCCCCGTCCTCAATCCATTGTGCCTCCGTGTGAGCTGTAGTTGTTAGCTCCTGAAACGTGAATAAACAAACGCGATCCTTCTCGGGGATCACTATCCAGATCTTCGACAATAAAGCCAATCGAAAACGCATGCTTTCTCTCTCCCACGACTGAATGTGCGTACCTTTATCGCAACGATATCAGTCGTGTTTTTTTGGAGGGTTGAGAAAAGCGGACCGGTTGATCAGCACGCGCAGCGCGTACCGATCAACCGGCTGTATTAGTTCTCGAAGATTGGCAGCACGCCGAAGAAGAACCCCGCATGAAACTCAACTCTCCCGATCGGCACATGCCCCGTATGACAAGGGCCGACCTTACTTAATCAATTTTGGAATTGACGTTCGTAAGGTCTCGATCGTTCAAGCTGAGATAAACGGCTGGAAGCGAGTGGTGAGAAGGCTCACGGAACGTCATACTTTACTGTGCGGGAGTCAGTTTGCGCATGGGGAAATCGAATTGTCAAGCAAGATTGGAAAAAAATCAGAAATGAAGTACGATTCGCTACGTACCAAATCACCCGTTTTGGAAAGGAATGAAGCGATGGGAGAAGTTCTCGACAATAAGAATGTCGAAACAAAAACTGGCTGGCTGAGTAAATTTCTCTCTGTATTTATAGCGCCAGACTATAAAAAAGATACAGAATGGAAAGAGTCTGAAGAATGGTACAAGATAGTTGAAAAGAATATTCTAGAAACAGAAGATGTTGACTCAAAAGCAATCGAAGAGCGCAGAGATATCGGCTATTACCTGAACTATGCACGTGAGAGATATGAAGAAGAGAATGCTGCCTTCAATGATTTAGATTCAAAAGCTGATCGAGTCCTGGCATTTTCCGGATCAATGGCTGCAGCCATTTTTGTGATCATCAGAACGACTGATTCTGATTTTGGAAAATGCCTCGCGTTTTCCTATGCCATGTTTTTAATTGCGATGATTTTGTTGCTAATACTCCGCTGGCCTAAACCGATCCAGTCTCCACATAAAGTGATGCTTTTCCTGGATGAACAATCAGAATACACGGATACGGTTCTTAAATTGAAAATCATCGCCAGCTATCATTGTTCAACGATTGCGCATCGGATTATTAATAGCTGGAAAGCAGAAGTTCTCATTAAAGCAAACATTCTGCTTTGCCTGGGAATCGTGTTTCTTTTTATCGGCTTATTAATCACTCAGTGATCTATTCCGACTCACCAGTCGGCTTCTTCTTCTTGCCGTCATCTCCCGAACTTGCATTCAGATCATTTTTTTGTGGCCTTGCAGGTCCTCGGTCACCGTAACCTGGAATATTTATGTGACCTGGTCCAGCCGACTGACCTAGACCGAAATGGTCATCATTTCTGATGAGGCGCTCAAAGTCTTCAGGGGACAGGCCTTCTTTTTCGGCCAATGACTTAAGAATGCGCATAGATTCAGGATCTAGCATGGTAATTCCGTTCTCCCATTAGAGTAGAAAATCCTCCGTGAGATCTCCGGCCATCCATGCCCAGCAGATCAGCTGTCCGTAAAATTAATCCGGATGCAGAAAATAAAAAAAGCCGGAGCGAGAGAAGTTTGCACAAAAAGTATGACGCTCAACAGCGATCTCAGAGGGTCGCTGTTTCTTCATTCAGTTTCTTCCCCCACTCCGGCTTAATTCGTTTTGCTACGAGGACATATAGTCCTCGTAGCAAAATTCAAAAACGCCTTGTTTTAAAGGCTGAGTGGGCACGGGCGGGATCGAACCGCCGACACCAGGATTTTCAGTCCTGTGCTCTACCAACTGAGCTACATGCCCTTCGTTTCCGCTTTGAATTTACCGGCGTTAACTCCCTGTGAATTCATCGCTTAATGGAAGCGAGATGGAAATATAAGCCATTCCGCGATCAGTTTCAAGCATAACCACTGTTTCTGATTCAGGAATCGTCAGTTTTCCCGGAGAAGTGGATCTGGCTCTACAAATACCGACAGTTTCACAGCTTATGTGGTTCGGGTTAGAGCCGATTTAACGGTCGAAACGGTTCAAACCTGACCGTCAAACAGTTCCGAGGTCAGATCGATCTCATCTTTTCCAGGGGTGGGCAGTGCCTGATCGATTTCCAGATCGCTCTGCTTGAGATCAATGATCATGTCCGGATTCTCCAGATCCGCATTTTTCCCATCCGCGGTCTGGATGATCTGCACGATCGGACTGGTGTAATGATCCCCGTTTCGGCGGATCACCCGGGCCGCACTCCCGTCCGTCAGTGTGACGAAACTCCCCACCGGAAACAGCGAAAGCAAATTCAGCAGCGCCCGCATGGGAGAAGAATCGATCGTTTTCTCGTTCGTCATCCGCAGCATGTATTCCATGGCCGCATAAGGCATCAGGGCAGGGCGGTCCTCCCGGGAACTGGTCAATGAAACATACCAATGCGCCACATTCAGAATCCGGGCGAACAGGTGGATCATATTTTGTGATCGTTGCCGTGGATAACCTTCACCGTTCGGTTGTTCGTGCACCTGGTAGCAGACCACAGGCACGATACTTGGAATTCCAGCAATCTCTTCCAGCATTTCCAGGGAAAAGATCGGATGTTTCCGCATCTCCATCAGTTCCAGCGGCTCCAGACGCCGACGCCATTTGCCGATTTTCTCCTGGACTTTGACCATCCCCCAGTCATGGACCAGGCCACACAGCCCGATAGTACGAATGTTGCCTTCATCCAGATTCAATTCCGCACCAATGGCCATTCCCAACAGTGACATCTGCAGACAGTGTTGCGACAGGGTTTCATCCGAACCGGCTTCCATAGCGACGGAAATGACACAATCAGCATCGGAAGTCAATTGAGTCAGGTAATTGGCAGCGATACCGGCAATTTCTGATCCGCTCGGCCGGCTCCCTTTGAGTGCGCCCCGCATCATGTTATCCAGCGACTCGCCAAAGGCCTGCTGCTGATCAAACAGGTTTTCCCGGTGCTCCTTGTCATACCCTTTACAGCCATGCACCACCATCGAATCGCGGAGCGCAGGGCCGGTGTTGGCGACAAACATCGAACCCGATTCGATCAGCCGGTCCAGCTTTTCGGTCAGTTCCGTCGAAAAGATTCCCGGACTGGCCCCCTCAATCAGCGGATTGCCGGCCAGGGCATTCAGACTGACGGTTGATGCATCTTCGTTGTGGATCTCCACATGATCCTGTTTGCGATCACGCAGCAGTTCCTTAAAGCGGGAAGTGATCACCGCACCTTCCGCCAGTAACAGAACTCCATGCGCATCGTAGATCGGATTCTGAATCGTACGGCCCACGATCAGATCTTCCACGCGAATCGCAACGGTTTCCTCTTGCTCCGCTGCATCACAGGCAGTGAGTTCGGGGTTATCTTGAATTTCTGTAGTCATAACACAAGCCTGAAGACATAACTGTTTTTATGAGACCTGACAGCCCAGAGCACCTGAAAGAGCCGTCTGACAAACCATTTGTCATCCAGAAGGAGAGCCTCAAATAAAATGTACGTCAGAATCACGAGCGTCCCGGCTCAGGAGGGAAATCGGATGCAAAATCTGATGCAGGTGATGACGGTCGTCGGGATTATGCCGCCCTGTCTGAAATTCCCTCAGGGATTTCCCCGTTAACAGATATGCATCACAGGCTTAAGTAGCGTTTCGATCTGGTTCAGAATTTCCGCTTCACTGGCCTGTTGTGTGGAAATCAGTGCACGCAGCGGGAGCGGCGTTCCGTCAAATCGGTACAGGGAACCCGCAGCATGAATGCCGGAGATTCCGGTGGGAATATAGACTTCCGGCTGAAGGTCGACCAGGGGAACCGGGCCGACATGAATCAGGGGAATCTGCTGTAGACGCTGAATCGCCTGATCTGAAAGGCCCGTCAACGGATCCTCGCCAATCAGCAGACAGAGATCCGCTTCCCCCTGTTCCAGCATTTTCACAGTGGAATATTCGCAGGGAGAAAAACGGGGATAGCCGGCTGCAAAATTCACAGCTGCCGCATAGCCAGTCTGCCAGGCCAGCACCGGTTCGGCCCCTTTCGTTGCACCGGCCGCAGGGACATTGATGGTATGACACCGGCGTTCGGCCTGTATCTCGCGGGCCAGCAGCGAGAGTGCTTCCAGCTTGCGATGGAACAGTCGCTCATCCGGAGAGGCAGGACCGAAAAAGATCACAATATAACTGCTCTGCTGCATCAGGGCGGCCAGTGATGCCAGTTCCCCGGCTGTCGTGCCCTCCAGGGCCACCCCTTTGAGCAGCGCCCGCAAACGCCAGAGGATTTCGAATTCATCCTCGACAGACACCGTTAGCGAAAGATCGACTCCCCTGCTGTCGCCGGGCAACTCCGAACCGACCGTCACAATTTTCCGTGGAACCGGTTCTCCCGGAGGAACCAGGCTCTGCTGATGATGCGCATTGAACCGCAGGTTTTCCGCGTTCCAGTAGATAATCAGATCCGCGCGACTGCGGACTTCACCCAGGGTACAGTTCGCTTCTCCGACCTGCTGCAGAGCACGCGTGGCGGCAGAGGCACCACTGTCAATTGTCGCTCCCGTCAGATCCGCCAGGCTGATGGCAGCACGCTGCGCGTCCACCGCAGACTGCCCCATCCCGCAGAGCAGGGGAGACTGCGCTTCCTGAATCAGACCTGCAGCCCGGGCAATCGCGGCTTCTCTCGAGGCATCAATGCCCTTGATCAGGGGTTGCTGTTTTTCGGTCTGGCGGGATTGCGCAAACCACGCCTGCCCCTGGGGACAGGTGGTCTGCACGTCAATTATCTGTTGACCATCTGTGGTAACCTGAATGTGATCGCAGACGCAACAACAACCGGCACAGGTCACATCTTCAATCACGTTTTTCACAGACAGTCTCCGCCAGCAGCTTCAGAGGAAACAGACAGCACTCAGCCGATCTGCTCTTTAAGTTCCGCAAGCAGAGCGACCGCTTTGCCGATATCAGCCTTCTGCTGATCCCGTTGCTCGGGAATTTCACGTTCGATGGTCAAGGGGCCGGCATAACCGATTTCATCCAGCGTCCGCAGGTAAGTTCCCATGCCCACGTCACCGTCTCCCAAGGGCACTTCGGCTCCCCAGGCGGTTCCACGCTGACCCTCAGGTGCCCAGGTGGCATCTTTACAGTGCACGCTCCCCACCAGATGGCCGACGCGTTTCAGAGCTGCGATCGGATCTCCCGTCCCGTACAGGATCATGTTGGCAGGATCGAAGTTGATTTTCAGGTTATCTCGGGCCACGTCGCCGATGAAATCGAGAAGGTGATCTGCCGATTCCTGCCCCGTTTCCAGGTTCAGATTCTGACCATTGACTTTCACGTGATCCAGCAGTTCCTGCGTAGTCTTCACCAGGTCTTTGTAATCGTCGGATTCACGATCTTCCGGAACGAAACCGATGTGCAGCGCCACGGTATCACATCCCAGTAACCGGGCGAAATCGGAAATCTCTTTCATCTCCTCCAGGCGGGCAGCCCGGGTTTCTGCGGGAACCAGACCGACGGTCTTCTTGGTCTCTTCGATACTGGCGTAGCTCTCTCCGTCAAAACCACCGAACACGCACGTCAGTTGAATCCCGGCGTCGTTGCATTTTTTGATGAATTCTTCGGCAACTTCCTTTGTTCGGGTCTGCTTGTGGGGCGCGTGAATCTGAATCGTGGGGATTCCTAACTCCTGGACGACGTCGAAGTGTACCCCCAGTCCCGCGTCGACAGATGCGAATACACCAATAGGCCATTTTTCCATTCTTTTGCCTCCCCAAGTGGTTTTTTATCTAAGTCTCAAGTTGTTCGGTTTGCATCACAAAACAGGCCCCCGCCTCTCGGGAACCTCACCTCATCATAAGGACATCATCCCGGATTCACAAACCACGACCTCGGTTTCTTAACAAAAAAAAGAAACACTTTTGCGAATGTATTTTCCAACTTCCCCCGTCTATTGTTTCCCGCACGACTCCTCTTATAATGGAGCCTGCTTGCAACGATTGCCCCAGATTAATTAAGTCGGCCCGACCACTGAAAGGATACCGCTCATGATTGAAATCAAAAAAATCCTCATCCCTACAGACTTCAGTGAACCCTCACAGGCCGCTACTCAATATGCTGTCGAACTGGCCCGGAAATTCGGTGCCCAGCTGCACCTGCTCAATGTCATTGAAGACCCTGTGGTCTACATGCCCATGTTCGAGAGCTATTCCCTTCCCCCCAAGGAAGACTTCGAAAACTTCGCCAAAACCAGGCTCGACAACTGGATTCTGGACGAAGATAAAGAGGGCCTCGATCTGGTCACGCACTGGGTGCACGGCAATCCCTTTGTTGATATCCTGAAATACGCAAAAAACGAAGACGTCGACCTGATCGTCGTCGGCACACACGGTCGTTCCTTCGCTGCACACCTGCTGCTCGGAAGTGTAGCAGAAAAGGTGGTACGCAAAGCTCCCTGTCCGGTGCTGACCGTCCGCCCCAAGGGACATCAGTTTATTCACCCGTTGCAGGACGAAGCCTGATTCGGCGTGCTGACTCAGCCTGTTGACAATGTGTTTCCCGCTCGGGGAGCGCATGCAGATAACCCAGGGACACTCACTTCGTGATTGGCGACTCATCACATCCTTCGGAAAGCCGGATCCCCTTCTATGGTAAGCTGTTCAGCCTGATCGCTTTCGTGGTCATTCTGAATCTGCCGACTCCGGAAGATATGTCTGCCTCCGCGCAGCGTCTGGCCGCAGTCACCGTACTAATGGCGATCCTGTGGATGACACAGGCACTCCCCATCGCCGCCACCAGCCTGATCCCCCTGTTTGCTTTTCCCCTGTTCGGCATTCAGAATCCGGCTGAAGTCAGTCAATCCTACATTAATCAGAATATCTTCCTCTATATGGGCGGCTTTATCATCGCCCTGGGCATTGAAAAGTGGGGCGTGCATCGACGCATCGCCCTGCATACGATCAATGTCGTCGGTTCCAGTCCCCGTCGAGTCGTATTGGGTTTCCTGTTCGCTACCGGCTTTCTCTCGATGTGGATCAGCAACACCGCCTCCACACTGCTGATGCTCCCCATCGGCATGGCGATCATCGGTTCCATGACCGAACTCTCCCTGTTCGATTCCGACGTCGATTCTGCAAAAGCCATCCGACACTTTTCCGTCGCACTTCTGCTGGGCATCGCCTATTCCGCAAGTATCGGAGGTGTCACGACTCTGATCGGCACACCAACCAATATCGCCTTTCAGCAGATCTGGCTCTCACAGTTTCCCCAGGGGCCCCAGCTCTCGGCAGGGGAGTGGATGATCATGGTCGTTCCGTTTGGCGTCACCTTTATATTGATCACCTGGCTGGTACTCTGCTGGAAAATGCCCCACCTCTCCAGTTCAAAAGGTTCTTCGAGAAATATCATCCACGAGCAGATTCAGAAACTGGGGCAACCTACCCGTGCAGAAGTGCTGATGCTCATCGTCTTCGCCACGACTGCCATTCTCTGGGTCACGCGGAAACCGCTGATCTTTGGAGAATGGGAGCTGCTGGGGGGCTGGGAACAGTTACCGATTCACTTCCTCATCAAATGGGGCATTCCCACAGAAAAAGCCTCGAGCTGGGTGCATGACTCCACCGTCGCTATGGGCATGGCCATCCTGATGTTTGCCATTCCCGCCTGTAAATCAGAAGATGGCAAAACAGAATACCTGATGGACTGGGATACCGCAGAACGACTTCCCTGGGGTGTGCTGCTCCTGATCGGGGGTGGCTTCGCAATCGCGGGGGCATTCAAAACAACCGCACTTTCCAACTGGGTTGGGCATGAATTCTCCCAGCTGATTGCCGGCTGGCCCGCCTGGGCCCTGGTCCTGGCGGCCTGCCTGATGCTCACCTTCCTGACCGAATTCACGTCGAATATCGCCACTGTGAACACCGTCCTGCCGATCCTGGCAGCCGCTGCCATCAGTCTGGAAATCGATCCGCGGCTGATCATGATCCCGGCCGCCATCTCCGCCAGCTGCGCTTTCACCATGCCGATCGCCACGCCTCCCAATGCAATCGTGTTCGCCTCGGGAAAGATCAAAATGTCGGACATGCTGACCTATGGCATCATTCTGAATCTGATCGGAGTCGTGCTGCTTACCGCCTTCATGTTCTTCTACTTCATGCCGCAGATGGGCATTCAGCCGGGAACCGTGCCCGACTGGCTCCACTCCCGCTGATCGTAGAACCGGATCGCTTATTTACCGATGCAAAACTTGCTGAAGATGCGATCCAGAATATCATCGGTATAAACCTGACCGACGATCGAGCCCAGATGCTGCAGCGCTTCGCGGATTTCAATCGCCACCAGTTCTTCTCCCAGCTGCATCTCTGCCGCCTCTTCCGCAGCCTGGAGTGACTGACCCGCTGACCGCAGACTTTCCCGGCACCGCGACGCAGTCGAACCGATCAACTGCCGCCCCCCCCGATGTGCTTCGGACAGACGCTCCAGAATCCGATCCTGCAAGGCCTCCAGTCCCGTCCCTTCCGCGACACTGATCTCCAGTTCGGCGTCAGCGGGTACAGCATGCTCTGAGTCAGCAGCAGGGGAGAGGTCACATTTGGTCCGTACCGTCAATACATTCCGCGTCTCAGCCAGTCGGGTACACTGTTCGCGATCCTCGGCCCTCAATTCAGACGGCAAATCCGCAGCCGTGCACCAGACCACTAGGTCCGCCTGCTGCGTTTGTGCCTGTCGAAAATTCTGGGCACTGACGGAGATCGCATGCGCCCCGGTTTCCAGGCCGGCAGTATCAATCAGGTGGATACTCTGTCCTTTCCAGTTAAGTGGCGTCACCAGATAGTCACGGGTCGTGCCTGCGACATCGGAGACCAGAGCCGCCTGGGCATCGCCGACCAGCGCATTATACAGGGTACTTTTTCCCGCATTGGGCAAACCGGCCAACACCAGCGACAGACTCCCGCTTGACTCCATGCGCTGGGCCGAGTCTGCATACAATTGCTCGCAGAACAGGCGAATCTGCTCCAGGCGGGAGACGAG contains:
- a CDS encoding sugar phosphate isomerase/epimerase family protein; this translates as MEKWPIGVFASVDAGLGVHFDVVQELGIPTIQIHAPHKQTRTKEVAEEFIKKCNDAGIQLTCVFGGFDGESYASIEETKKTVGLVPAETRAARLEEMKEISDFARLLGCDTVALHIGFVPEDRESDDYKDLVKTTQELLDHVKVNGQNLNLETGQESADHLLDFIGDVARDNLKINFDPANMILYGTGDPIAALKRVGHLVGSVHCKDATWAPEGQRGTAWGAEVPLGDGDVGMGTYLRTLDEIGYAGPLTIEREIPEQRDQQKADIGKAVALLAELKEQIG
- a CDS encoding tRNA modification GTPase; the protein is MNLQFDDTIVALASAPGAGAAGLIRISGSEILPYLSACFESDADWQQQPRRAMRHPGELKLAGSETRLPGALYYWPTSRSFTGQPLAEFHTVSAPPLLEAAIEELASQGARMARPGEFTLRAFLAGRVDLMQAEAVLGVIDAHDHEELNLALSQLAGGVSTRIGRARIELLELLAELEAGLDFVEEDIEFIDRATLVSRLEQIRLFCEQLYADSAQRMESSGSLSLVLAGLPNAGKSTLYNALVGDAQAALVSDVAGTTRDYLVTPLNWKGQSIHLIDTAGLETGAHAISVSAQNFRQAQTQQADLVVWCTAADLPSELRAEDREQCTRLAETRNVLTVRTKCDLSPAADSEHAVPADAELEISVAEGTGLEALQDRILERLSEAHRGGRQLIGSTASRCRESLRSAGQSLQAAEEAAEMQLGEELVAIEIREALQHLGSIVGQVYTDDILDRIFSKFCIGK
- a CDS encoding SLC13 family permease, whose protein sequence is MIGDSSHPSESRIPFYGKLFSLIAFVVILNLPTPEDMSASAQRLAAVTVLMAILWMTQALPIAATSLIPLFAFPLFGIQNPAEVSQSYINQNIFLYMGGFIIALGIEKWGVHRRIALHTINVVGSSPRRVVLGFLFATGFLSMWISNTASTLLMLPIGMAIIGSMTELSLFDSDVDSAKAIRHFSVALLLGIAYSASIGGVTTLIGTPTNIAFQQIWLSQFPQGPQLSAGEWMIMVVPFGVTFILITWLVLCWKMPHLSSSKGSSRNIIHEQIQKLGQPTRAEVLMLIVFATTAILWVTRKPLIFGEWELLGGWEQLPIHFLIKWGIPTEKASSWVHDSTVAMGMAILMFAIPACKSEDGKTEYLMDWDTAERLPWGVLLLIGGGFAIAGAFKTTALSNWVGHEFSQLIAGWPAWALVLAACLMLTFLTEFTSNIATVNTVLPILAAAAISLEIDPRLIMIPAAISASCAFTMPIATPPNAIVFASGKIKMSDMLTYGIILNLIGVVLLTAFMFFYFMPQMGIQPGTVPDWLHSR
- a CDS encoding HD-GYP domain-containing protein; its protein translation is MTTEIQDNPELTACDAAEQEETVAIRVEDLIVGRTIQNPIYDAHGVLLLAEGAVITSRFKELLRDRKQDHVEIHNEDASTVSLNALAGNPLIEGASPGIFSTELTEKLDRLIESGSMFVANTGPALRDSMVVHGCKGYDKEHRENLFDQQQAFGESLDNMMRGALKGSRPSGSEIAGIAANYLTQLTSDADCVISVAMEAGSDETLSQHCLQMSLLGMAIGAELNLDEGNIRTIGLCGLVHDWGMVKVQEKIGKWRRRLEPLELMEMRKHPIFSLEMLEEIAGIPSIVPVVCYQVHEQPNGEGYPRQRSQNMIHLFARILNVAHWYVSLTSSREDRPALMPYAAMEYMLRMTNEKTIDSSPMRALLNLLSLFPVGSFVTLTDGSAARVIRRNGDHYTSPIVQIIQTADGKNADLENPDMIIDLKQSDLEIDQALPTPGKDEIDLTSELFDGQV
- a CDS encoding tyrosine-type recombinase/integrase, translated to MSEINSFWRLGNMISSVIKFPSQLVHQGYEPKFRLTVRDCFFEYVFPDMDPEEQKGTLSVYMTTINHWETRTNNPPIAEITNDLLRKFKKSFQLEGYSPESIKKYWRHLRRILRRVGPPADRNPLGEDLIDRIPYMSPPKSAPRKIPRLITEDEMNAVYYACKVATWPKKVESPALIWQTALVIFYNCGPRSQDVFRRLCWLNVDLQYQRISFVSQKRSKLQGIPFQELVGLHFEALYHGQRPEETVLQMTKCNRSLYKEWKKILNASGIREHFTFQDLRKTCNSLLNAANPGANAGKWVLGHGGSGVNEEYYHNPGPEVIKAIENLKQPESFWSILE
- a CDS encoding universal stress protein, coding for MIEIKKILIPTDFSEPSQAATQYAVELARKFGAQLHLLNVIEDPVVYMPMFESYSLPPKEDFENFAKTRLDNWILDEDKEGLDLVTHWVHGNPFVDILKYAKNEDVDLIVVGTHGRSFAAHLLLGSVAEKVVRKAPCPVLTVRPKGHQFIHPLQDEA